From one Azospirillum sp. TSH100 genomic stretch:
- a CDS encoding RuBisCO large subunit C-terminal-like domain-containing protein, whose translation MHADRIEATYLIETPLAPAKVAEVMAGEQSCGTFTRVHGETDDLRARARAVVERVEELEAAETPALPNSWLERQRTSGPWRRARITISFPTANIGANLPTLAATVAGNLYDLGEVTGLRLESVRLPQAYRARFDLPRHGVAGTRRLTGVADGPLVGSIIKPNVGLSAEETGELVGTLCAAGLDFIKDDEICADPAHAPLAQRIPAVMDRVRRHQDRTGKHVMVAFNITDETDAMRRHADLVEREGGSCIMVSLNWCGHSAVQTLRRHSGLALHGHRNGFGALSRHPLLGIGFDAYQALWRLAGVDHMHVHGLNGKFAQPDAEVIDGARACLAPLGCDLPPLPPGERGMHGVGSGEPDTPTPADISTQRDPLTLTLSPGGEGI comes from the coding sequence ATGCACGCCGACCGCATCGAAGCCACATACCTGATCGAAACCCCGCTCGCCCCGGCCAAGGTGGCCGAGGTGATGGCGGGGGAGCAGTCCTGCGGCACCTTCACCCGCGTCCATGGCGAGACCGACGATCTGCGCGCCCGCGCCCGCGCGGTGGTGGAGCGGGTGGAGGAGCTGGAGGCCGCCGAGACCCCCGCCCTGCCCAACAGCTGGCTGGAACGGCAACGCACGTCGGGGCCGTGGCGGCGGGCGCGCATCACCATCTCCTTCCCCACCGCCAACATCGGCGCCAACCTGCCGACGCTGGCGGCGACGGTGGCCGGCAACCTCTATGACCTGGGCGAGGTGACGGGGCTGCGGCTGGAGAGCGTGCGCCTCCCGCAGGCCTACCGCGCGCGGTTCGACCTGCCGCGCCACGGCGTCGCCGGCACAAGGCGGCTGACCGGGGTGGCGGACGGGCCGCTGGTCGGCTCCATCATCAAGCCGAATGTCGGGCTGTCGGCGGAGGAAACGGGCGAGCTGGTCGGCACGCTGTGCGCCGCCGGGCTGGACTTCATCAAGGACGACGAGATCTGCGCCGATCCGGCCCATGCGCCGCTGGCCCAGCGGATTCCGGCGGTGATGGACCGGGTGCGCCGCCACCAGGACCGCACCGGCAAGCATGTGATGGTCGCCTTCAACATCACCGACGAGACCGACGCCATGCGCCGCCACGCCGATCTGGTGGAGCGCGAGGGCGGGTCCTGCATCATGGTCAGCCTGAACTGGTGCGGCCATTCGGCGGTGCAGACCTTGCGCCGGCACAGCGGGCTGGCGCTGCACGGTCACCGCAACGGCTTCGGCGCCCTGTCGCGCCATCCGCTGCTGGGCATCGGCTTCGACGCCTATCAGGCGCTGTGGCGGCTGGCCGGCGTGGACCACATGCATGTCCATGGGCTGAACGGCAAGTTCGCCCAGCCCGACGCCGAGGTGATCGACGGGGCGCGAGCCTGTCTGGCGCCGCTGGGATGCGACCTTCCCCCTCTCCCCCCCGGGGAGAGGGGGATGCATGGCGTGGGTTCGGGGGAACCGGATACGCCGACGCCCGCCGACATCTCCACGCAACGCGACCCCCTCACCCTAACCCTCTCCCCGGGGGGAGAGGGGATATGA
- a CDS encoding VOC family protein — protein sequence MSRFFGQIRQAGYVVRDIEAAMDYWSRTLGIGPWFYNERVPIRNYRYRGEAYEVHNSVALANSGPLQMELIQTRNDAPSMYRDFLQAGNTGLQHVAYWTEDYDADLERLLAQGFKPVMSGEVGEKGRFIYFDTEYHPGTVIELSEVAGPKGRMFDLIREASMGWDGSDPVRPFPDLSKL from the coding sequence ATGAGCCGATTCTTCGGCCAGATCCGTCAGGCTGGCTATGTCGTGCGCGATATCGAAGCCGCCATGGATTATTGGAGCCGCACGCTCGGCATCGGTCCCTGGTTCTACAACGAGCGGGTTCCGATCCGGAACTACCGCTACCGCGGCGAAGCCTACGAGGTTCACAATTCGGTGGCGCTGGCGAATTCCGGCCCGTTGCAGATGGAGCTGATCCAGACCCGCAACGATGCGCCGTCGATGTACCGCGACTTCCTCCAGGCCGGGAACACCGGTTTGCAGCATGTCGCCTACTGGACCGAGGATTACGACGCCGATCTGGAGCGTCTGCTGGCGCAGGGTTTCAAGCCGGTGATGAGCGGCGAGGTCGGCGAGAAGGGCCGCTTCATCTATTTCGACACCGAATACCACCCCGGCACGGTGATCGAGCTGTCGGAGGTCGCCGGGCCGAAAGGCAGGATGTTCGACCTGATCCGCGAGGCGTCGATGGGCTGGGACGGCAGCGACCCGGTGCGGCCCTTCCCCGATCTGAGCAAGCTGTAA